In Periplaneta americana isolate PAMFEO1 chromosome 3, P.americana_PAMFEO1_priV1, whole genome shotgun sequence, the following are encoded in one genomic region:
- the LOC138696064 gene encoding mitochondrial import inner membrane translocase subunit TIM50-C-like isoform X2, whose protein sequence is MREASDMVKLERILLHVMSKAASLRQLYPTFKNVQLAYFYQNVKAGCRKLVELPEKGQNPRKNTMLGTAMFSTLFGMLGAYMLYKIGSPNEDKHGNILTDEFSHMSVIPQYAYRTEKRLKLFAKFINKPSRRKLLPDPVQYPYIQPTYTLVLELNGLLMHPEWTYETGWRFKKRPGVDNFLAQLSSTDFEIVIFTACKPMFIWPILNSLDPHHYISYRLGRDATHFINGHHVKDLSSLNRDLAKVIVIDWNEDSVQLHRENALILSKWTGDTDDLTLEALAEFLQTITKENIEDVRYVLTHYKQFKNPLAIFKDKQKILSEKKAKIPHETLARKWSTQTPQFRKF, encoded by the coding sequence GTTATGAGTAAAGCTGCCAGCCTAAGGCAACTTTATCCAACATTCAAGAACGTGCAACTCGCTTACTTCTACCAGAATGTGAAAGCTGGATGCAGAAAACTAGTGGAGCTACCAGAGAAAGGTCAGAATCCAAGGAAAAATACCATGTTAGGTACAGCCATGTTTAGCACATTGTTTGGAATGCTAGGAGCTTACATGTTGTACAAGATAGGATCTCCAAATGAAGATAAACATGGAAATATATTAACAGACGAATTCAGCCATATGTCAGTTATACCTCAATATGCTTACCGGACAGAGAAGAGACTCAAACTATTCGCTAAATTCATCAACAAGCCATCTAGAAGAAAACTACTTCCTGACCCAGTGCAATATCCCTACATTCAGCCGACCTATACACTTGTTCTGGAATTGAATGGTCTATTGATGCACCCAGAATGGACCTATGAAACAGGGTGGAGGTTTAAAAAGCGCCCCGGTGTAGATAATTTTTTGGCGCAATTGTCATCAACagattttgaaatagtaatttttacAGCTTGTAAGCCAATGTTCATTTGGCCCATACTCAACTCTTTAGATCCTCATCATTATATTTCTTACAGGCTTGGAAGAGATGCTACTCATTTTATAAACGGACATCATGTAAAAGACTTGAGCTCTTTAAACAGGGATCTAGCTAAGGTAATTGTAATAGACTGGAATGAGGACTCTGTACAGCTGCACCGTGAAAATGCTCTTATATTGTCTAAGTGGACAGGAGATACTGATGACCTAACCCTTGAAGCTTTGGCAGAGTTTCTTCAAACAATAACCAAAGAGAATATAGAAGATGTGAGATATGTTCTGACTCATTATAAACAGTTTAAAAATCCCTTGGCCATTTTTAAGGATAAGCAGAAGATACTGAGTGAAAAGAAAGCCAAAATTCCGCATGAAACTCTGGCACGAAAATGGTCAACGCAAACCCCACAGTTTCGTAAATTCTAA
- the LOC138696064 gene encoding mitochondrial import inner membrane translocase subunit TIM50-C-like isoform X1 produces the protein MKTILFLLQIMREASDMVKLERILLHVMSKAASLRQLYPTFKNVQLAYFYQNVKAGCRKLVELPEKGQNPRKNTMLGTAMFSTLFGMLGAYMLYKIGSPNEDKHGNILTDEFSHMSVIPQYAYRTEKRLKLFAKFINKPSRRKLLPDPVQYPYIQPTYTLVLELNGLLMHPEWTYETGWRFKKRPGVDNFLAQLSSTDFEIVIFTACKPMFIWPILNSLDPHHYISYRLGRDATHFINGHHVKDLSSLNRDLAKVIVIDWNEDSVQLHRENALILSKWTGDTDDLTLEALAEFLQTITKENIEDVRYVLTHYKQFKNPLAIFKDKQKILSEKKAKIPHETLARKWSTQTPQFRKF, from the coding sequence GTTATGAGTAAAGCTGCCAGCCTAAGGCAACTTTATCCAACATTCAAGAACGTGCAACTCGCTTACTTCTACCAGAATGTGAAAGCTGGATGCAGAAAACTAGTGGAGCTACCAGAGAAAGGTCAGAATCCAAGGAAAAATACCATGTTAGGTACAGCCATGTTTAGCACATTGTTTGGAATGCTAGGAGCTTACATGTTGTACAAGATAGGATCTCCAAATGAAGATAAACATGGAAATATATTAACAGACGAATTCAGCCATATGTCAGTTATACCTCAATATGCTTACCGGACAGAGAAGAGACTCAAACTATTCGCTAAATTCATCAACAAGCCATCTAGAAGAAAACTACTTCCTGACCCAGTGCAATATCCCTACATTCAGCCGACCTATACACTTGTTCTGGAATTGAATGGTCTATTGATGCACCCAGAATGGACCTATGAAACAGGGTGGAGGTTTAAAAAGCGCCCCGGTGTAGATAATTTTTTGGCGCAATTGTCATCAACagattttgaaatagtaatttttacAGCTTGTAAGCCAATGTTCATTTGGCCCATACTCAACTCTTTAGATCCTCATCATTATATTTCTTACAGGCTTGGAAGAGATGCTACTCATTTTATAAACGGACATCATGTAAAAGACTTGAGCTCTTTAAACAGGGATCTAGCTAAGGTAATTGTAATAGACTGGAATGAGGACTCTGTACAGCTGCACCGTGAAAATGCTCTTATATTGTCTAAGTGGACAGGAGATACTGATGACCTAACCCTTGAAGCTTTGGCAGAGTTTCTTCAAACAATAACCAAAGAGAATATAGAAGATGTGAGATATGTTCTGACTCATTATAAACAGTTTAAAAATCCCTTGGCCATTTTTAAGGATAAGCAGAAGATACTGAGTGAAAAGAAAGCCAAAATTCCGCATGAAACTCTGGCACGAAAATGGTCAACGCAAACCCCACAGTTTCGTAAATTCTAA